The DNA sequence CCTCTTGATGCCGCTCTGACGGCAAATAAAAACTGGTCATAAAGGTTTTATCAAACGGTTCTAATGTTGACTGTGGAAACAGCATATAGAAATTTGGCCGCATTCTATCCCACTCAACTTTACGCAGGCTCGTTACGCTGGCCTGAAAGCGCTCAGCAGCTACCTGAAACGTCAGCACGTCGCCTAGCTGAATACCAAGCTTTTGTGCTAATTCTGACTCAACCGAAACTGGCTGCGATTGACTGGTATCCCACCACTCGCCTGCCAGCAATTCATTATCACTTGGCATTGATGCTGACCATGATAGGTTTAATTCTCTATCGGCACCGGCCCGCTTTAACGCTTCTTTACTGACTAAGTCCCTCACCGACTGCTGATTAATCGCCACTAAGCGCCCTCGCACCATAGGGTAGATACCCTCGGCCTGAAAATCTTCCGCTGCCAGATACGCATCGACTTGCTCAAATTGGTGCGATTTGATGTTGAGCAGAAAAAAATTCGGGGTCTCGGCTGGCAACTGTTTTTGCCATTGTTCGAACAAGGCAGTTTGCAAAGCAAATAAAATGAACAACAAAGTTAAACAGAGCGAGAATACCCCTGTTAAAAAGGTATTCACCCAAAGCCTGCGTGATAACTGACTAATGGCAAGCTGCCAAACCGTCGCCGCCCTGAGCGGCAATTTTGATAAACGCGCAAATAGCCAAGTCGCGGGCAGCACCAATAAACCGACAATCAGCGCCACCGCAGCAATCAAAATCACCGCCAACAACACGCTTTGTGTATAACTTGCAATTAAACCCGCCAGCCCGATCGCTGACAGCCATAATGAGGAAGCCATGAGCTGAATCTCACCAGAGGCAGATTGCATAAACACCGCTTTTGCAGGGGTAAAACTCAATCGGTACATCGCCGGCAATAAAAAACTCAGCAAGGCAAAGCCACAGCAAAATAAACCAATCATGAAGGGCTTGAGCGTCTCTGCTGAGCTTGTCACCGGAATCGGCAATTGCATTTCACGCGACATAAACTGTAACAAGCTCTGCTGCAGCCAATGGCCTGTTACACTACCCAAAAGGCCAACAAGCAGAAACACCATGACGATAATCGACACCATAAGACCAATAATGCGAGCACGTGAAGCACCTAAACTCTTAAGCACGGCAACATGCTTAGTGTGGCTACTGGTATAGCGCAGGCTGGACATGGCAATGGCGATTGCCGCAAATACGATGACTATACTGCTTGCCAAATAAAAGAAGTTTTTACCGCGCTGTAGCGCAATCGCAATACTTGGCTGGCTGGTCTCTAAGTCAATCCATTTATGGCTATCGGTCATTAAGGGCTGAAGATAATCTGCATACTGTTGCAGTGATTCACGCTGACCTGAAAACATATAGCGATAGCGTAAGCGGCTACCAAATTGAATCACTTCGGTTTTTGCTACATCTTCATAACGCATTAACACCCTAGGGCCTAGAGAAAAGGCACCGGCGCCTCGATCGGGCTCAGACACTAGCTCCTTAGCAATAGTAAAACGTGCATCGCCAATTTCAACCTGATCCCCGACGCTCAGATTCATTTGCACCAGTAGCCTAGCGCTGACCCATATATGCCCCAGTTCAGGACCAGTAGACGTGGTTTTTACTTCATCATAAAGGCTATCGCGATACTGCAATTTACCTTTTAACGGGTATGCCAAATCCGCGGCTTTAACCGAAACCAATAATGGCTCGTCATCGGCATACAGCATAGATTGAAACGAGACACTTCGCGCTTGCGATAGCTGCATCGCTTTGGCTTCTAACAACCAAGCCTCATCAATTGCTCGGGGTGACGATAACACGCGATCAGCAGCTAAAAACTCGCTGCTTTGACCCACCAGCATTATCTGAACCTTGTCCATAAAGCCCGATAGGCCAATAATCAAACTGGTCGATAGCCACAGCGCAAGCGCCAATAAGCGGAATTCTGCCGTACGACAATCGGTTTTAAGCCAGCGCCAAGCTAAACGCAGCGTCATCAGACGGCTTGCCTACTGATCGAGGGAGCTTGCTCAACAAGGCCACCGTGACTCAACACTAGCTGTCTATCACAGCGTGCAGCCAACTCCAGATCGTGGGTAACTAACACCAGGGTCGTTGCTTGTTTTTTATTTATATCGAATAGCAAATCGATAATTTGCTCTCCAGTTTGCTGATCTAAATTGCCAGTCGGCTCATCAGCGAAAAGGATATCTGCCTGTGCCGCGAAAGCCCTCGCAATTGCAACCCGCTGCTGTTCACCGCCGGATAATTCTGCTGGCTTGTGGTGCAGCCGGTGCGAAAGACCTACCTGCTCTAGTAATGTGATCGCTTGGCTCTCGCTGTCTCGTTTACCCGCTAGTTCAATCGGCAAAATCACATTTTCAAGCGCGGTTAGTGCTGGCAGTAAATGAAATGATTGAAAAATAATACCAACATGCTTCGCTCTGAATGCTGCTCGCTGGTCCTCATCAAGGCTTGAGATTTCAGCACCGGCAACTGTAATTGAGCCACTTGATGGTGTATCTAAGCCTGCAAGCAAACCCAGCAATGTGGTTTTTCCGGAGCCCGAGGCACCGACAATCGCAACAGATTCTGCTTGCTGAATATCTAAACTGATATTTTCTAAAATGCTTAACGATTCATGTGCCATTGCAACTTGATATGACACATTATTCAACTTTATCATTGATAGCCTTTCAATAGATTGATCAATACAATTTAACACAGATAAACGTATCAAAGTATAACGTTATATATAAGGCAAAAGGTTCACCGAGAATCATGAAAAGTCGCACTAAAACACATAATTTCTCTCACTATCTTAGGGCTACTATTTTTATCTGCCTATTCACGCAATTAGGCTTCAGCTGGGCTGACGTTGAATCACAACCAGAGCAAGGCCTGCTTATTCTTGGTGATAGCCTAAGCGCAGGCTTCGGGCTCTTAGAAGGTGAGGAATGGCCAGCGCTGTTGCAACAACGTCTTGCACAAAAAAATTCCTCGGTGAAAATTATTAATGCCAGCATCTCAGGCGAAACTAGCCTTGGCGGAGCCACTCGTATAACTTCACTACTTGATCGACATGCAGTCACATGGCTGATTATCGAGCTAGGCGCAAATGATGGTTTACGAGGACAATCCCTCAGCGAGATGCGAGACAATCTCAGCTTTATCATTCAGCAGGCACAAAATCGCAATATTAAAGTTTTACTTCTCGGTATGCATATTCCACCCAATTACGGTAAACGCTATACCCAAGCTTTTCATCAAAGCTTTGTCAAAGTGAGCCAGGCATTTGATGTGCCGTTAATTCCATTTTTCTTAGATGGCGTCGCTGGAAAAGCCGCACTCAACCAAGCCGACGGCATCCATCCGACCGCCGAAGCACAACCGATTATCTTAAACACGGTTTGGCCCGCAATAAAAACTTTACTCGACTAAGCAGCAGCTCGCATAATATCGCTTTAATAATAAGACGATATAGAGGACTTTATGCGTATTGAATATCCTGTCACATTGCCTGTCAACGAGGCTATCGAGTATCTAACTGACCCGGACTTTTTAGTAGAGCGTTCTATTGCGATCGGTGAAATGAGTGCCGATGCTGAAGTTGCTGAAGACGATGAGGGCACTTTATATGTCAGCATGAACCGACTCGTAACCCGAGAGCTACCGTCTTTCCTTGCCAAAATTTTTGATCCAAAACAACAGCTCAGTATGGAAGAAGCTTGGCAACAAGATGATGACATCTGGCATTGCAAAGGTAGCTATACGGTTGAAGGTCAGCCGGTTGAGATCAACACGATTATTTCACTTACCCCTAGCGAAACTGGCAGCATTTATGCGATTGAGTTTAAGGTGAAAGCTAAGATACCGATGATTGGCGGTAAAGTAGAAAAATTTATTAAATCCAATTGCCAAGAAGGCACGCAAAAAGAGATAGATTTTCTCAATAGCAAAGCCGCTTAAAAGCGGCGTAAAGCGGCCTTGTTTTAGCTCGCTTCTGTCTAGCCTTAACGCATCTACCTTAATGCCTTAAGGCTAAATAATAAAATAACAAACTTATTGGCGCTGACAGGGAGTTGTCGCTAAGCTCTTTCAACTAAGCGTTAAACTATAATAAAAATATGTGGATTAACCGGCAAAGCATGGATGTTCAATCAGGAATAATTAGAGTATTACTGTTGTGTACAATACTGATTGGCAGTGTTGATACTATTGCTACACCTATCACTCAGACTGATTCTGATGCCACCGCTTTAATCCTACCCGATAATTTCGAGCAGCAAAGCATTGCACTGGGTGATTTTTTTCACTTTTTAAAGTTTCCAAACACCGCACAGCATGCGAATAGCGCGATTGAGGTAGCTGATCAGTTACGCCGCAGCTCAGACTGGCAAAAGGTCAATACTGAAAATTATCAAGACTTTGATAATTTTGAAAACCATATTTGGTTGAAAGCTTCTATCCTCAACCCTTCTAAATTTCCACAAGAGTTGCTGTTTGTGCAAAACAATGCGCGAATCGGTCGCTTTGATGTTTACCTCTTTGCCAATAACGAACTGCTAGAACATATCACGCTGGGTAAAAACTACCCTTTTAATGCGCGCATTTTTAATCATCGACGATTCCTGATCCCCATCGCAATTGCTGCAGAAACCGAGCTAGACATCATTATATCGGGTACAGAGTCGGGCAGCCTTGACTTGGCCAAATTAAGTTCGCTATGGCAGCAGAGCGCATTTTTTCAGCAAAGCCAATTTGATGATATGTGGGATATGTTCTATCTCGGTTCAGTCTTTGCGCTAGCTTTTTACAATATTTTCATCTTTGTCATTAGCCGTGAACGTGCCTATTTATTTTATAGTTTATTTGTTTGTTCAACGTTCACAATGTTTCTGCATATTGAAGGCTGGGCGTTTCAGTATATCTGGCCAAATTTCCCAAGCATCAATGCAAAAGCGACCGATTTGAGCATTTCACTGATGGTTGCCTTTAATGCAATTTTCAGTATGCAATTTTTAAATCTTAAGGCTAATACATCTAACATTTATACTTGGCTTAAGTGGATCGTCTATGCGGTCGCCTGCTTGACTGTATTTTTATTATTACTGCCGCATGATCCAACTTATACCTTGGTAAGAATAGTGGGCGCGTTGGCGATTCCTATCAATCTCTTAGCACTATTTGCCGCGATTTACATCAGCATTAAAAGCAAATCTAATGAAGCAATTATTTATACTGCCGCATGGAGTATTTTGATTGTCGCCTTATTTTTAACGCTAATACATGAGATGGTAATCCCTATATTCAGCTTCTCACCTTACAAGTTTCTTCAAGCTGCGCATTTAATCGAAATCATTTTGCTATCGATGGCCTTGGGTACTTACATAACACGCTTAAGAATCAAAGAAAACACCATGCAAGCAAAGTCAGAAGCGCAGTCGAGATTTTTAGCGCGCATGTCGCATGAAATACGCACGCCAATGAATGGCATCATTGGCATAAGCGATTTACTGCTTAAAGATCACAGCATGCAAAAACATATGCCAATGCTAGAGACTATTCATAACAGTGCCTTATCGCTGGAAAAAATCATGAATGATATTCTAGATTACTCTAAACTAGAGGCCGGCAAACTTACCATCAAGCAAAAACACTTCGACCTAAGAAAGCTTATTGATGATATCAAAGAGCTGTTCGTATTGGAGTGCAATCAAAAAGCAATTACCTTAACTGTTAGTATAAGCCCTGATATACCTGCCACGATTTACCAAGATCAGTTACGCTTGCGGCAGATATTAACTAACTTAATTTCTAATGCTGTCAAATTTACCGAAGCCGGACAAATAGATATTCATGTGATTATTAAGCAAGACAATTTGCTATTTACTGTTAGCGATACCGGCAAGGGCATCAATGCAGAAGATCAATTGCGGCTGTTTCAACCTTTCGAACAAGCAAGTAATAACAATCTCAATACACAAGCGTCAACTGGATTAGGCTTAAGCATTTGTCGAGAGCTGATCGAGCTAATGCAAGGTAGCATAGAACTAGAATCGCAAATCAATTTTGGCACTCGCATCAGCTTCTCACTTCCCTATTGCCGCGATAATGCGGCAGCAAAAACACCAAACTTTGAAACTAAGCAAGCGACGCTAGCCAATCTTCAGCAACTGCATATTTTAGTGGTAGAAGATAATTCAACGAATAGTTTTGTGATTGAACAGATGCTAAAGAAATTACACATCAATGCTCAATATTGCCAAAATGGTCTCGACGCTGTGAATACGGTTGAGCATACAGAAGACAATTTTCACGTTATTCTGATGGACTGCGAAATGCCGATTATGGATGGATTTGAGGCAACACGCGCGATCCGAAATATTGAGCAAGAACGGCAGCAAAAGGCCAGCCATATTATTGCCTTGACTGCACACACCTTACACGAACAATTAAAAGCTTGTTTTGATAGCGGCATGGATGAATTATTACTGAAACCGCTTACCCTGAAAAAACTTGAGATTTGTTTAAAAAATCAGCTTGATGTTATTACAGGCGTTAGCCCCTCTTCGCCCAGTTAGACACGTATAGATTAAAACGCCAACGAGCTATCGCAGAAATTAAAAAGCAAGCATCTGTTCAGCACATGTTCAGCAACTGTCTAACCTCTGTCTTAGCACTGCCAATTATCAAACCTTCAAACGATAAACAGAGATAAAGAATCGAAAAAAAAGCCGGTGCATGGCACCGGCTTTGTCGTTTACTAGGATAATGATCAGGCTTCAGCCTTCTCTTTATCGGCAAGCTCATCGGCCATTTCACGAAGCTTATTTTTAGCCACTTTCTCAAGCGTAGCGCGCGGCATTTCATCAACAAAATATATTGACTTAGGTCGTTTAAAATCTGCCAGTTTCATGCAGCCTTGAACAATTAAATCGCGGATCTCATCTTCAGACTTATCTGTCCACATCGATTTAATCGCAAATACCACAGGTACTTCATCTAACATATCGTGCTTTTGCGCTACTACGGCATGCTCTTCAAGCACGCCCATCCCTAAGGTTTCACCAATATGTTCTTCAATCTGTCTTGCCGAAACGTTTTCACCGCCAACTTTTAAGACGTCTTTATCGCGATCGGCGAAATAGAGGTAACCATCTTCACCCAGACGAATTTGATCGCCGGTTTCAAACCAGCCATCTTCATTGAATGACTTCTCCATCGCCTCAGGGTTTTTATAATATTCATAGAATAAGTTGATACCGCGTACGCCACGGATCCACAGATCACCATTCACACCGACTTCACATGGCTTACCAGTTTCTGGGTCAATAATCGCAAATTCATAACCCGGTGTAGGAATACCAATATTCATCTCTGGGCAGTCTTTATCGATAAAAGAGCGTGTCGCATGTGTAACAGTTTCTGTCATACCCCAGGTCGCAAAGGTTGGCACTTTCCAATAGTTTTCCACATTATGCAGCTTCACGCCGGTAGACCAGCTCTTATATGCATGTTCTGGAATTTCTTGTGCACCAATCGCCTTGAAACAAAATGGGATCATAGAAGCACGGGTACACTGGTGCTTGACCGACACCTCCCAAAAACGACTGGCAGAAAATTTTGGCTGCAGCACAACGGTACCACCGGCCCAGGTCATCGTCCAAAATGTCCAGCTTTGCGCATTAACATGGAAACAAGGAAGGAAACATAGGTAGGTATCGCTGCTGTCGATGCCTAAGTTTTCGCTGCCCATCATTCCACCCCACAATGTGTTAGCGTGGGTGTGAACAACTGCCTTAGGTCGCGAGGTTGTGCCCGAGGTATACTGTATACCGACCGGCAACATCGGCTCAGCAGGGCGTTCTGGCGCAGTGTCGCCATGCGCCATTAATGAGGCAAAAGTTTTATGCGCAGATGCTGCCGCCTGCTCTTCCTCTGAGGGTGCATCACCTGAATTGTCTGCGGTAACTATATAGGTGTTAATCGTACTGACATTCGCGGTGAGCTCGGATAATAGTTTAGGCTGGGTAATACAAATGACAGCCTCAGAATGTTCTGCAAAATACGTCAGCTCATCACCGATACAACGGGTATTTGTTGTAACACCAACCGAGCCAATCAATGCTGAGGCATACCACGCGATCATCATCTCAGGGCTATTCTCTGAGTGAATTAACACTTTATCGCCTTTCTTCACACCCTCTGCGATCAAGCCACAAGCAACCTTGTTGATATCTGCCCAAAATTCGGCGTAAGTCCAGCTTTTGGGGCTGGAGTCAGCCGTTCCATCTTTTGGCTCCCAGATTAAAAACGTTTTATCGGCTGATTCTTCAGCGCGTTTCTTCATTAACCAAGGGACATCTTTACCAGCAAATGTATAAGTTTGGGCAGAAAAGCCCGCGTCGATAACAGGTTTAGCCATGACGAAATCCTATTGTGTAAGCATTTATTGTTGTAATCAGCCGATTATTGTAACTGATTTAAGGCAAGAGCCTAGGCATAATTTGCTTAAATCATTGACATTTTCGCTCATGGCCGTGGTAGTTGGCTTAGGCTAGGTATCTACAATTTTGATCCGTTCTTCGCGCACCGGAACATCCGGGTATAAGTCGGCCAATGGCATGGAATTTCGAGTATCTAGCACGATTCTGGCATGTGAGCGATTTAAATGTCTGGGGTTTTCTACACCGCAGGCATGCGCAACCATCTCCAACTCTTTTTCTAAATTTTCCACATACTGTTTGATGCGCAAGGCTTTTTCCTGCCAAATTAAACCCCGCTGCAACTTTTTGTCATGCGTAGTGATGCCTGTAGGACAGGTATTTTTATTACACTGCAATGCCTGTATACAGCCTAGCGCAAACATAAAGCCGCGTGCTGAGACCACAAAATCAGCACCCATACACATCGCCCAGGCTACACCAGAAGGGGTAATCATTTTACCCGAGCAGATCACCTTAATACGCTGCCTCAGGCCATATTCCGTAAATTTATCGATCACTATTGGTAAAGATTGATTCAGCGGCAAACCAACATAGTCCATCAAGGTTTGTGGTGCTGCACCTGTGCCACCGTCAGCACTGTCAATGGTGACAAAATCAGGCGCGCGATGTTCTCCTTGCTGCATAATAGCTTGGCATAAATCATCTAGCCATTGGCTTGAACCTAACACAAACTTGATACCAACTGGCTTTTGCGCAATCTCGCGAACCTGGTTTATAAACGTCAATAAGTCTTCAACATTATGAATTTCAGGATGAGCATTGGGGCTGATAGATGCTACGCCTTGTTCGATGCCTCTNACTTTAGCAATTTCAGCGGTTACTTTTTCAGCNGGCAATACGCCTCCTTTACCCGGCTTAGCCCCTTGAGACAGCTTAATCTCGAACATCTTTACCTGTTGATAAGCGGCAACTTTGGCGAGTTTTTGCGGATCTAAATTACCCGCTTGATCACGATAGCCATATTTAGCCGTGCCAATTTGACACACCAGATCACAGCCAGCTCTCAAATGGTAAGGTGTGACGCCGCCCTCACCAGTGTTCATCCATATTCCAGCTTGCTTTGCGCCGCTTGCTAAAGCGCGAATCGCAGGGGTTGATAAAGCGCCATAGCTCATGCCTGAAATATTAAAAATCGATTCTGCCTTGTAGGGGTGTTTTACGTATTTCTCTCCGATAAACACCGCAGAATGAAAGCGCGCATTGGTAGCCTGAATTGGAAAAGGGCTGTTAAGAAATAATACCTCGCCGGCAGGGCTAAGATTTCGGGTTGAACCAAAAGCGATGGTGCGGTCAACATTTTTTGCCGCGCGATAGACCCAGGCACGTTCGGCTCGATTAAAGGGAAGCTCCTCGCGATCCATAGCAAAGAAGTACTGCCGAAAAAATTCACCTATGTGTTCAAATAGGTAGCGAAAGCGTCCAATAATGGGGTAGTTGCGACGAATCGTATGCGTGGTCTGGAAACGATCAACCAGGTAGATATAAAACACATAACAGGCTATGCAAAACAAGATAAAGGCAAATAAATTTGCCCCAATACCGATAAAATGCAAACCAGAATCGAGTAAAGCTAAGCTCGTCTCCATGATTATATCCCTATCAACAGATATATGTATTATACGCAACTATCCAATTCAGCCGGATCACTTTATGCGTGTTAGTTAGCTATCTCTGTTAACGCTGCGGTTAATCCTGCTGCAGCGATGATAGACCAACAGCTTGCCGTACTTGCTGCATTAGTGGCTGCGCGTGCTGACGTGCCTTGGTGGCACCGGCTTGCAGCACTTGCTCGACCTGGTCAATATTCTCCAGTAGCTCAAAATAGCGGTCGCGGGCAGCGCCCAGTTGCGCCTCAATAAGTGCATGCAACTCCTTTTTAGCTTGCCCCCAGGCGATACCCTGTGCAAACTGTTGCCGCATATAATCACGCTGATCTTGGTCAGCAAACGCCTGCCAAACCTCAAATACCGTCGAATCATTGGGATCTTTTGCTTCGCCCGGCTCAAGTAAATTGGTTTTAATTTTATTCAGCGATTTTTGCATTTTTTTCGATGTTTGAAACAGCGGAATCGTATTGCCATAGCTTTTTGACATCTTGCGTCCATCAAGACCGCTCAATACTTTAACATCCTCACTCACCACGGCTTCGGGCAGTACAAATGTTTCGCCAAAGTGGTGATTAAAGCGAGCAGCAATATCGCGCGCCATCTCAATATGTTGAATTTGATCCTTACCTACCGGAATTTTTTGCCCCTGAAACATTAAAATATCAGCGGCCATCAATACCGGATATGAAAACAAACCCATCGTTATGCCCTTATCGGGGTCGCTATCGCCAGTAGCAATATTCTCTTGTACTGCCGCCTTATAGGCATGCGCGCGATTCATCAAGCCTTTCGCAGCCATACAGGTCAAAATCCAACATAGCTCTGGAATTTCGCGAATGTCCGACTGCCGATAGAACACTGCCTTATCGGTATCAAGCCCCAAGGCCATCCAGGTTGCGGCGATCTCGCGGGTTGACTGCTGGATCATAGCCGGGTCATGGCACTTTACTAAGGCGTGGTAGTCAGCAAGAAAGTAAAACGATTCAAAGTCATCATTTTTACTGGCTTCAATAGCCGGTCGAATAGCACCAACATAATTACCAAGGTGCGGCGTGCCCGTGGTCGTAATGCCTGTTAAATAACGCGTAGCGGTCATAGTTGATTATCTTAGTATTTGGGGTTGTATAAATCCCGCTATTATAACTGAAGCCAGGCTTGACGTCAGGCGCTGCCAGTGCAATTGTCAGCTTGATCATCAGAAGCCATAGCCAGTATCGGTGGCGTTATCAGCAAATCTGCCCACAACGCACTAACAATTAAGAAGGCACCCAGCAGGCCTAGATCACGGTTCCAAGTAAAGCCCGAGAGCAAAAATAATAAAAAGCCTATCGACAAGATACAGCTAGAACAAAATAATGCCCCTTTTACCGCCTGTACCGCTGCCACGGCGGCCTGCTGACGAGTTTGCTTACGCTGGAGTTCTTCATTATAGCGGGCAAACAAATGCACCGTATCATCAACCGCAATGCCAATCGCAATGCAAAACGCAATACCTGGTAAAGGGTTGATGCCCTGTCCACTTAAACTGTATAAGGCCATGCCCATCACTATCGGTAAAATGTTTGGAAAAATCCCTGCCAGCACTAAGCGCCAATCCCGAAAAATGCAGGCAATGGTAATCACAATAAATATCAAAGCCACTAGCACCGACTGAATCAATTCTTCCGTTAGCTTATTCATGCCTTCATAGGCAACTGGCAACTCACCGGTCAGCGTGACCTCGACCCCAACAGCATGGAAAAATGCTTGCCCAGCAGTTTCAATTTGCTGTTTCAACTGCATCACTGCTACCGCTCCCACATCAGGAATATTAGCCTTAATTCGCGCATGCGAAAACTCTGCATCTACCAGCTGCGATACAATTTGGTCTTCACTACTTTCCAGTAGCAGCAGCAGTTGAGCTATATGTGCATCGGAATCGGGAAAACGGCTAGCGGGCTGATTGAGCATCGCCCGATTTAACTCAGCAATAACGCTTGCAAGTGAAAGTGCAGAAGCATCAATACCGGCATTCGCCAACCACTCAGTGAAAGCGTGTTGACGCTGCAAAACATCGGCACGCTTAAAATCGCCTGGCTTAGCCAACAGTGATATTTCAAGCGGCAAGGCGCCAGACAGATGCTTGTCGAGAAATTCA is a window from the Pseudomonadales bacterium genome containing:
- a CDS encoding AMP-binding protein; translation: MAKPVIDAGFSAQTYTFAGKDVPWLMKKRAEESADKTFLIWEPKDGTADSSPKSWTYAEFWADINKVACGLIAEGVKKGDKVLIHSENSPEMMIAWYASALIGSVGVTTNTRCIGDELTYFAEHSEAVICITQPKLLSELTANVSTINTYIVTADNSGDAPSEEEQAAASAHKTFASLMAHGDTAPERPAEPMLPVGIQYTSGTTSRPKAVVHTHANTLWGGMMGSENLGIDSSDTYLCFLPCFHVNAQSWTFWTMTWAGGTVVLQPKFSASRFWEVSVKHQCTRASMIPFCFKAIGAQEIPEHAYKSWSTGVKLHNVENYWKVPTFATWGMTETVTHATRSFIDKDCPEMNIGIPTPGYEFAIIDPETGKPCEVGVNGDLWIRGVRGINLFYEYYKNPEAMEKSFNEDGWFETGDQIRLGEDGYLYFADRDKDVLKVGGENVSARQIEEHIGETLGMGVLEEHAVVAQKHDMLDEVPVVFAIKSMWTDKSEDEIRDLIVQGCMKLADFKRPKSIYFVDEMPRATLEKVAKNKLREMADELADKEKAEA
- a CDS encoding FtsX-like permease family protein; protein product: MTLRLAWRWLKTDCRTAEFRLLALALWLSTSLIIGLSGFMDKVQIMLVGQSSEFLAADRVLSSPRAIDEAWLLEAKAMQLSQARSVSFQSMLYADDEPLLVSVKAADLAYPLKGKLQYRDSLYDEVKTTSTGPELGHIWVSARLLVQMNLSVGDQVEIGDARFTIAKELVSEPDRGAGAFSLGPRVLMRYEDVAKTEVIQFGSRLRYRYMFSGQRESLQQYADYLQPLMTDSHKWIDLETSQPSIAIALQRGKNFFYLASSIVIVFAAIAIAMSSLRYTSSHTKHVAVLKSLGASRARIIGLMVSIIVMVFLLVGLLGSVTGHWLQQSLLQFMSREMQLPIPVTSSAETLKPFMIGLFCCGFALLSFLLPAMYRLSFTPAKAVFMQSASGEIQLMASSLWLSAIGLAGLIASYTQSVLLAVILIAAVALIVGLLVLPATWLFARLSKLPLRAATVWQLAISQLSRRLWVNTFLTGVFSLCLTLLFILFALQTALFEQWQKQLPAETPNFFLLNIKSHQFEQVDAYLAAEDFQAEGIYPMVRGRLVAINQQSVRDLVSKEALKRAGADRELNLSWSASMPSDNELLAGEWWDTSQSQPVSVESELAQKLGIQLGDVLTFQVAAERFQASVTSLRKVEWDRMRPNFYMLFPQSTLEPFDKTFMTSFYLPSERHQEVVQLLNRFPNLVLIDVDHMIQQIQSIVAQVSFGLKWVVLLVFLASLLVLLATVQSSMSERLHENALLRAIGASKSRIRGALAIEFLLLGGVGGLLAVIVGQLLILLLQSQLLNLPSSLQPELWLLPIALGASLVTIVGLWSTQKVVTQSPSRLLKVF
- a CDS encoding arylesterase — protein: MKSRTKTHNFSHYLRATIFICLFTQLGFSWADVESQPEQGLLILGDSLSAGFGLLEGEEWPALLQQRLAQKNSSVKIINASISGETSLGGATRITSLLDRHAVTWLIIELGANDGLRGQSLSEMRDNLSFIIQQAQNRNIKVLLLGMHIPPNYGKRYTQAFHQSFVKVSQAFDVPLIPFFLDGVAGKAALNQADGIHPTAEAQPIILNTVWPAIKTLLD
- a CDS encoding response regulator codes for the protein MDVQSGIIRVLLLCTILIGSVDTIATPITQTDSDATALILPDNFEQQSIALGDFFHFLKFPNTAQHANSAIEVADQLRRSSDWQKVNTENYQDFDNFENHIWLKASILNPSKFPQELLFVQNNARIGRFDVYLFANNELLEHITLGKNYPFNARIFNHRRFLIPIAIAAETELDIIISGTESGSLDLAKLSSLWQQSAFFQQSQFDDMWDMFYLGSVFALAFYNIFIFVISRERAYLFYSLFVCSTFTMFLHIEGWAFQYIWPNFPSINAKATDLSISLMVAFNAIFSMQFLNLKANTSNIYTWLKWIVYAVACLTVFLLLLPHDPTYTLVRIVGALAIPINLLALFAAIYISIKSKSNEAIIYTAAWSILIVALFLTLIHEMVIPIFSFSPYKFLQAAHLIEIILLSMALGTYITRLRIKENTMQAKSEAQSRFLARMSHEIRTPMNGIIGISDLLLKDHSMQKHMPMLETIHNSALSLEKIMNDILDYSKLEAGKLTIKQKHFDLRKLIDDIKELFVLECNQKAITLTVSISPDIPATIYQDQLRLRQILTNLISNAVKFTEAGQIDIHVIIKQDNLLFTVSDTGKGINAEDQLRLFQPFEQASNNNLNTQASTGLGLSICRELIELMQGSIELESQINFGTRISFSLPYCRDNAAAKTPNFETKQATLANLQQLHILVVEDNSTNSFVIEQMLKKLHINAQYCQNGLDAVNTVEHTEDNFHVILMDCEMPIMDGFEATRAIRNIEQERQQKASHIIALTAHTLHEQLKACFDSGMDELLLKPLTLKKLEICLKNQLDVITGVSPSSPS
- a CDS encoding FMN-binding glutamate synthase family protein; amino-acid sequence: METSLALLDSGLHFIGIGANLFAFILFCIACYVFYIYLVDRFQTTHTIRRNYPIIGRFRYLFEHIGEFFRQYFFAMDREELPFNRAERAWVYRAAKNVDRTIAFGSTRNLSPAGEVLFLNSPFPIQATNARFHSAVFIGEKYVKHPYKAESIFNISGMSYGALSTPAIRALASGAKQAGIWMNTGEGGVTPYHLRAGCDLVCQIGTAKYGYRDQAGNLDPQKLAKVAAYQQVKMFEIKLSQGAKPGKGGVLPAEKVTAEIAKVRGIEQGVASISPNAHPEIHNVEDLLTFINQVREIAQKPVGIKFVLGSSQWLDDLCQAIMQQGEHRAPDFVTIDSADGGTGAAPQTLMDYVGLPLNQSLPIVIDKFTEYGLRQRIKVICSGKMITPSGVAWAMCMGADFVVSARGFMFALGCIQALQCNKNTCPTGITTHDKKLQRGLIWQEKALRIKQYVENLEKELEMVAHACGVENPRHLNRSHARIVLDTRNSMPLADLYPDVPVREERIKIVDT
- a CDS encoding ATP-binding cassette domain-containing protein, which translates into the protein MIKLNNVSYQVAMAHESLSILENISLDIQQAESVAIVGASGSGKTTLLGLLAGLDTPSSGSITVAGAEISSLDEDQRAAFRAKHVGIIFQSFHLLPALTALENVILPIELAGKRDSESQAITLLEQVGLSHRLHHKPAELSGGEQQRVAIARAFAAQADILFADEPTGNLDQQTGEQIIDLLFDINKKQATTLVLVTHDLELAARCDRQLVLSHGGLVEQAPSISRQAV
- a CDS encoding DUF2505 domain-containing protein is translated as MRIEYPVTLPVNEAIEYLTDPDFLVERSIAIGEMSADAEVAEDDEGTLYVSMNRLVTRELPSFLAKIFDPKQQLSMEEAWQQDDDIWHCKGSYTVEGQPVEINTIISLTPSETGSIYAIEFKVKAKIPMIGGKVEKFIKSNCQEGTQKEIDFLNSKAA